Proteins from one Catenuloplanes atrovinosus genomic window:
- a CDS encoding TetR/AcrR family transcriptional regulator, translated as MTQDVPKATRRHDPERRDRIIDACLDVIAESGVAGASHRRIAAAAGVPLGSMTYHFTGMDQLLREAFDRFTSGFAAQFERRMAAAADLDAARRAVADLILVDLYASRRELVITHELYTLAAREPAYRTLTNEWMRRSRAALERHFDPVTTRLLDALIEGLTIHRALDTEPADPADVTDAIDRITRARR; from the coding sequence ATGACGCAGGATGTGCCGAAGGCCACGCGACGCCACGACCCCGAGCGCCGGGACCGGATCATCGACGCGTGCTTGGACGTCATCGCGGAGTCCGGCGTGGCCGGCGCCTCGCACCGCCGGATCGCGGCCGCGGCCGGCGTGCCGCTCGGCTCGATGACCTACCACTTCACCGGCATGGACCAGTTGCTCCGGGAGGCGTTCGACCGGTTCACCAGCGGGTTCGCCGCGCAGTTCGAGCGCCGGATGGCCGCGGCGGCGGACCTCGACGCCGCCCGGCGCGCGGTGGCGGACCTGATCCTGGTCGACCTGTACGCCAGCCGGCGCGAGCTGGTGATCACGCACGAGCTGTACACGCTGGCGGCGCGCGAGCCGGCCTACCGGACGCTGACCAACGAGTGGATGCGGCGCAGCCGGGCCGCGCTGGAGCGGCACTTCGACCCGGTCACCACGCGGCTGCTGGACGCGCTGATCGAGGGCCTGACCATCCACCGCGCGCTGGACACCGAGCCGGCCGACCCGGCCGACGTCACGGACGCGATCGATCGGATCACCCGCGCGCGGCGCTGA
- a CDS encoding SAM-dependent methyltransferase: MDDTSAAAAPGIDPSVAHPARRYNYWLGGKDHFAADRASGDELERLFPKVRDGAIANRAMLQRATRFLAAEAGIRQFLDIGTGLPTADNTHEVAQRHAPESRIVYVDNDPLVMVHARALLNSSPEGRTAYIEADLNDPDAILGDPILADTLDLSRPVGLMLIAVLHFIHGDGAAKPIVGRLLDALPSGSYLVATHATSDFGTPEQQALYRQLVEQGKSDVWTRPREEFAALFDGLELIEPGVVPASEWRPDPGAVIPERSDINVWTAVGRKP; this comes from the coding sequence GTGGACGACACCAGCGCAGCCGCCGCCCCCGGCATAGATCCGTCCGTGGCGCACCCCGCCCGCCGCTACAACTACTGGCTGGGTGGCAAGGACCACTTCGCCGCCGACCGTGCCTCCGGTGACGAGCTGGAGCGCCTGTTCCCGAAGGTGCGCGACGGCGCGATCGCGAACCGGGCGATGCTGCAGCGCGCCACCCGGTTCCTCGCGGCCGAGGCCGGCATCCGGCAGTTCCTGGACATCGGCACCGGGCTGCCGACCGCCGACAACACGCACGAGGTCGCGCAGCGGCACGCGCCGGAGAGCCGGATCGTCTACGTCGACAACGACCCGCTGGTCATGGTGCACGCGCGGGCGCTGCTCAACAGCAGCCCGGAGGGGCGCACCGCGTACATCGAGGCCGACCTCAACGACCCGGACGCGATCCTGGGCGATCCGATCCTGGCCGACACGCTGGACCTGAGCCGGCCGGTCGGGCTGATGCTGATCGCGGTGCTGCACTTCATCCACGGCGACGGCGCGGCCAAGCCGATCGTGGGCCGCCTGCTCGACGCGCTGCCGTCCGGCAGTTACCTGGTCGCCACGCACGCCACCTCCGACTTCGGCACGCCCGAGCAGCAGGCGCTCTACCGGCAGCTGGTCGAGCAGGGCAAGTCCGACGTGTGGACCCGTCCGCGTGAGGAGTTCGCCGCGCTCTTCGACGGTCTGGAGCTGATCGAGCCGGGCGTGGTCCCGGCCTCGGAGTGGCGCCCGGACCCGGGCGCGGTCATCCCGGAGCGCTCCGACATCAACGTGTGGACCGCGGTCGGCCGCAAACCCTGA
- a CDS encoding TlpA family protein disulfide reductase — translation MYEGAALAGAVLLAATAAGLWWRARDGRLTPEEPVDDHRLDPALRDALGVLPGEVTLLQFSTAFCAPCRATRAVLAGVGRDTDGVRHVEVDAESHLDAVRALKIWATPTTLIIDAQSRIVGRAGGVPTRPQVLAAVAALIPRKEEQ, via the coding sequence GTGTACGAAGGAGCGGCGCTCGCCGGTGCCGTACTGCTCGCCGCGACCGCCGCCGGCCTCTGGTGGCGCGCCCGCGACGGCCGGCTCACACCGGAGGAGCCCGTGGACGACCACCGTCTCGATCCCGCGCTGCGCGACGCACTCGGCGTGCTGCCGGGCGAGGTCACGCTGTTGCAGTTCTCGACCGCGTTCTGCGCACCGTGCCGGGCCACCCGCGCGGTGCTGGCCGGGGTCGGGCGGGACACCGACGGCGTCCGGCACGTCGAGGTCGACGCGGAGAGCCACCTCGACGCGGTCCGCGCGCTGAAGATATGGGCGACGCCGACCACGCTGATCATCGACGCGCAGTCACGGATCGTCGGCCGGGCCGGCGGCGTGCCGACCCGGCCTCAGGTGCTCGCGGCCGTCGCCGCGCTGATCCCCCGGAAAGAAGAACAGTGA
- a CDS encoding DUF4395 domain-containing protein produces MNGIDPRGPRFGAALTSVVLVVVLVTGSGWLALAQAVVFAITALDLRLGPYALLYRALVAPRLGPPAELEAPEPPRFAQLVGMVFTVAATIGYLAGAPVAGAVFAGAALFAAFLNAAFGFCLGCRMYLVIRRLAPR; encoded by the coding sequence GTGAACGGCATAGACCCGCGCGGCCCGCGCTTCGGCGCCGCGCTCACCTCCGTCGTCCTGGTCGTCGTGCTGGTCACCGGCTCGGGCTGGCTGGCGCTGGCCCAGGCGGTGGTCTTCGCGATCACCGCGCTGGACCTGCGCCTGGGCCCGTACGCCCTGCTCTACCGCGCGCTGGTGGCGCCGCGGCTCGGCCCGCCCGCGGAGCTGGAGGCACCGGAGCCGCCGCGCTTCGCCCAGCTGGTGGGCATGGTGTTCACCGTCGCGGCCACGATCGGCTACCTGGCCGGTGCGCCCGTGGCCGGCGCGGTGTTCGCCGGGGCCGCGCTGTTCGCCGCGTTCCTCAACGCCGCGTTCGGCTTCTGTCTCGGCTGCCGGATGTACCTGGTCATCCGGCGGCTGGCGCCCCGCTGA
- a CDS encoding S28 family serine protease, translated as MRSRVLTILVLVLALLTPAVPAAAAADDLVDRLSAIPGLTIVSESAPAGYRFFVLTYRQPADHRHPGRGTYEQRLTLLHRSADAPVVLATSGYGLPATPTASRTEPTRLLDANQVSVEHRFFTPSRPAPADWRDLTIWQEATDEHRIVRALKTIYSGKWIQTGASKGGMTSVYHRRFYPHDVDGVVAYVAPNDVLNDLDGAYDRFFGTVADAACRGALDDLQREALKRRDRLVPRLEEQAAANGWTFTRTLGTADRSFEMTVLDAVWAFWQYRSVADCPAVPPATATDEELYAWIDEVAGWSFYTDQALEYYWPYYYQAATQLGWPSLRFDHLRGLRDYPGLYSAVSTLPRELRAPHNPLPMIDVDRWVRTAAPRMLFVYGQNDPWGAEPFTPSRHDSYAYVAPGANHGANISRLTPEDAAAATATLRRWAGVSAPAADAARVAPLPFDDMLPRRGVSGAPAAG; from the coding sequence ATGCGCAGTCGTGTGCTGACCATCCTCGTCCTCGTGCTGGCCCTGCTGACCCCCGCCGTCCCGGCCGCCGCGGCCGCCGACGATCTCGTCGACCGGCTGTCCGCGATCCCCGGCCTGACCATCGTGTCGGAGAGCGCGCCCGCCGGATACCGGTTCTTCGTGCTCACCTACCGGCAGCCGGCCGACCACCGGCACCCCGGGCGCGGCACCTACGAGCAGCGGCTGACGCTGCTGCACCGGTCGGCCGACGCGCCGGTCGTGCTCGCCACCAGCGGTTACGGGCTGCCGGCCACGCCGACCGCGTCGCGCACCGAGCCGACCCGGCTGCTCGACGCCAACCAGGTGTCGGTCGAGCACCGGTTCTTCACGCCGTCGCGGCCCGCGCCGGCCGACTGGCGCGACCTGACCATCTGGCAGGAGGCCACGGACGAGCACCGGATCGTGCGGGCGCTCAAGACGATCTACTCGGGGAAGTGGATCCAGACCGGCGCCAGCAAGGGCGGCATGACCTCGGTCTACCACCGCCGGTTCTACCCGCACGACGTGGACGGCGTGGTCGCCTACGTCGCGCCGAACGACGTGCTCAACGACCTCGACGGCGCGTACGACCGGTTCTTCGGCACGGTCGCCGACGCGGCCTGCCGCGGCGCGCTCGACGACCTGCAGCGGGAGGCGCTGAAGCGGCGCGACCGGCTGGTGCCCCGGCTGGAGGAGCAGGCCGCGGCGAACGGCTGGACGTTCACCCGCACGCTCGGCACCGCGGACCGCTCGTTCGAGATGACCGTGCTCGACGCGGTGTGGGCGTTCTGGCAGTACCGGTCGGTCGCGGACTGCCCGGCCGTGCCGCCGGCGACCGCCACCGACGAGGAGCTCTACGCCTGGATCGACGAGGTCGCGGGCTGGTCGTTCTACACGGACCAGGCGCTGGAGTACTACTGGCCGTACTACTACCAGGCCGCCACGCAGCTGGGCTGGCCGAGCCTGCGCTTCGACCACCTGCGCGGCCTGCGCGACTACCCGGGGCTGTACAGCGCGGTCTCCACGCTGCCCCGGGAGCTGCGCGCGCCGCACAACCCGCTGCCGATGATCGACGTCGACCGGTGGGTGCGCACGGCCGCGCCGCGCATGCTGTTCGTCTACGGCCAGAACGACCCGTGGGGCGCGGAGCCGTTCACGCCCAGCCGCCACGACTCGTACGCGTACGTGGCGCCGGGCGCGAACCACGGCGCCAACATCTCCCGCCTCACCCCGGAGGACGCCGCGGCCGCGACCGCCACGCTGCGCCGCTGGGCCGGCGTGAGCGCGCCGGCCGCCGACGCCGCGCGGGTCGCGCCGCTGCCGTTCGACGACATGCTGCCGCGGCGCGGGGTCAGCGGGGCGCCAGCCGCCGGATGA
- a CDS encoding alpha-glucuronidase codes for MTTTSVHPAWLPTEAWRPIGTRRVRVDVTGTVRDEVRAACALHGGELVTTGEADLILRIGGADGYAITRERHVTTVSSATHAGLLHGLFATVRMGESAFVPGPRIDSAPAFARRMLDHWDNLDVHPVMGQVERGYAGGSLFWRAGALRTADLPRVRDYARLLASIGINAVALNNVNVHATEARLLTDRLPDLVTLADVFRPYAVRVHLAVTFAAPIVLGGLDTADPLDPAVRAWWSVTLAAVYERIPDFGGVLVKADSEGRPGPFAYGRTHADGANMLAEALAPHGGVVHWRAFVYNHRQDWRDRTTDRARAAYDHFAPLDGAFAGNVVLQVKHGPMDFQPREPISPVLAAMPRTRLAMELQITQEYTGQQRHVCYLAPMWSAVISGAPAARELAGVANTGDDPFWTGHPLAQANLYAFGRLAWDPSLAPETILDEWITLTFDPDDAAREALHAIMDESWRTYERYTAPLGVGFMVRPGHHYGPDVDGYEYTPWGTYHFADRDGVGVDRTVATGTGYTGLYPYPWNEIFESLADCPDELLLFMHHVPYTHVLRSGETVIQHIYDTHFAGVSEVEAMRERWQRIKIAPDVHARVSTLLDEQLRSAIEWRDQINTYFFRKSGIGDIRGRKIY; via the coding sequence GTGACGACCACCTCCGTCCACCCGGCGTGGCTCCCGACCGAGGCGTGGCGGCCGATCGGCACGCGCCGGGTCCGGGTCGACGTGACCGGCACGGTCCGCGACGAGGTCCGGGCCGCCTGCGCGCTGCACGGCGGTGAGCTGGTCACCACCGGCGAGGCCGACCTGATCCTGCGGATCGGCGGCGCCGACGGCTACGCCATCACGCGCGAGCGGCACGTCACCACGGTCTCGTCGGCGACGCACGCCGGGCTGTTGCACGGCCTGTTCGCCACGGTACGGATGGGGGAGTCCGCCTTCGTCCCCGGCCCGCGCATCGACAGCGCGCCCGCGTTCGCCCGCCGCATGCTCGACCACTGGGACAACCTGGACGTCCACCCGGTCATGGGCCAGGTGGAGCGGGGTTATGCGGGCGGGTCGCTGTTCTGGCGGGCGGGCGCGCTGCGCACCGCCGACCTGCCGCGCGTGCGCGACTACGCCCGGCTGCTGGCCAGCATCGGCATCAACGCGGTCGCGCTCAACAACGTCAACGTGCACGCCACCGAGGCGCGGCTGCTCACCGACCGGCTGCCCGACCTGGTCACGCTGGCCGACGTCTTCCGGCCGTACGCGGTGCGTGTCCACCTGGCCGTCACGTTCGCCGCCCCGATCGTGCTCGGCGGGCTGGACACCGCCGACCCGCTCGACCCGGCCGTGCGCGCCTGGTGGTCGGTCACGCTCGCCGCGGTCTACGAGCGCATCCCCGACTTCGGCGGCGTGCTGGTCAAGGCCGACTCGGAGGGCCGGCCGGGCCCGTTCGCCTACGGCCGCACGCACGCCGACGGGGCGAACATGCTGGCCGAGGCGCTCGCCCCGCACGGTGGCGTGGTGCACTGGCGCGCGTTCGTCTACAACCACCGGCAGGACTGGCGTGACCGCACCACCGACCGGGCCCGCGCCGCGTACGACCACTTCGCGCCGCTCGACGGCGCGTTCGCCGGCAACGTCGTCCTCCAGGTCAAGCACGGCCCGATGGACTTCCAGCCGCGCGAGCCGATCTCGCCGGTGCTGGCCGCGATGCCGCGCACCCGGCTGGCGATGGAGCTGCAGATCACCCAGGAGTACACGGGGCAGCAGCGACACGTCTGCTACCTGGCGCCGATGTGGTCCGCGGTGATCAGCGGCGCGCCGGCCGCGCGCGAGCTGGCCGGCGTGGCCAACACCGGGGACGACCCGTTCTGGACCGGCCACCCGCTCGCCCAGGCGAACCTGTACGCGTTCGGGCGCCTGGCCTGGGACCCGTCGCTGGCGCCGGAGACGATCCTGGACGAGTGGATCACCTTGACCTTCGACCCGGACGACGCGGCCCGCGAGGCGCTGCACGCGATCATGGACGAGTCGTGGCGGACGTACGAGCGGTACACCGCGCCGCTCGGCGTCGGGTTCATGGTCCGGCCCGGCCATCACTACGGCCCGGACGTGGACGGGTACGAGTACACGCCGTGGGGCACCTACCACTTCGCGGACCGGGACGGCGTCGGGGTGGACCGCACGGTGGCGACCGGCACCGGATACACCGGCCTCTACCCGTACCCGTGGAACGAGATCTTCGAGTCCCTGGCCGACTGCCCCGACGAGCTGCTGCTGTTCATGCACCACGTGCCCTACACACACGTGCTGCGCAGCGGCGAGACGGTGATCCAGCACATCTACGACACGCACTTCGCGGGCGTGTCCGAGGTGGAGGCGATGCGCGAGCGGTGGCAGCGCATCAAGATCGCGCCGGACGTGCACGCGCGGGTGTCCACGCTGCTGGACGAGCAGCTGCGGTCCGCGATCGAGTGGCGCGACCAGATCAATACGTATTTCTTCCGCAAGTCCGGGATCGGGGACATCCGCGGCCGGAAGATCTATTAG
- a CDS encoding type II toxin-antitoxin system Phd/YefM family antitoxin: MAHLTPIPAEQPRPRQVISQRDARTRLSHLLARTGPADIVTVIADGDRPLAALVPVPAAQSAAEAAAAARRAGQVAAGWSARLETLRAQLLARHAAETESLVRALSEAWAELDRRCPPGRDATVDHLRAAHLPLLADDRRRAA, translated from the coding sequence ATGGCACATCTGACACCGATCCCTGCCGAGCAGCCCCGCCCGCGGCAGGTCATTTCGCAGCGGGACGCGCGCACGCGCCTGTCGCACCTGCTCGCGCGCACCGGTCCCGCCGACATCGTCACCGTCATCGCCGACGGCGACCGCCCGCTGGCCGCGCTGGTGCCGGTCCCGGCCGCGCAGAGCGCCGCGGAGGCGGCCGCCGCCGCCCGCCGCGCCGGCCAGGTCGCCGCCGGCTGGTCCGCCCGCCTGGAGACGCTGCGCGCCCAGCTGCTGGCCCGCCACGCCGCGGAGACGGAGAGCCTGGTCAGGGCGCTCTCCGAGGCCTGGGCCGAGCTGGACCGCCGCTGCCCGCCCGGCCGCGACGCCACCGTCGACCACCTCCGCGCCGCCCACCTCCCCCTCCTGGCC